Sequence from the Mesorhizobium sp. PAMC28654 genome:
CGCTTCTCGATCGTTGTTGACGCGAATTCCGAGGCGGGCGAGCCGACCATCGTCCAGACGGCCAATTTCAACACCATTGACGAAGCCATCCAGGCGGCGGTGCTCGACCGCTCGTCGATCCGCCCGAATTCGGCGGTGCTGGCCGTGGCCGGGCCTGTCGACAGCGACGAGATCCAGCTCACCAACTGCCCGTGGGTGGTGAAGCCAAGACAGATGTTCGCCAATCTGGGCCTGAGCGACATCGTGGTGCTCAATGATTTCGAGGCGCAGGCACTGGCGGTCGTGGCACTAGGCGAAGAGCATATGGAAAAGATCGGCGGCGGCACGCCGGAGCCCAATGCCGGACGCGTGGTGCTTGGCCCCGGAACCGGGCTCGGCGTCGCCGGACTGATCTATGCGCTAAATCACTGGATACCTGTGCCCGGCGAAGGCGGCCATATGGATATCGGCCCGCGCTCGGCCCGGGATTTCGAGGTTTTTCCACATATCGAGAAGCTCGACGGCCGCATTTCGGGCGAGCAGATCCTGTGCGGGCGCGGCCTGGTCAATGCCTACCGGGCAGTCGCCAAGACCGACGGCAAGCCATCGCCCTTCACCACCCCGGCTGAAATCACCGCCGCGGCATTGGCAAAGACCGATCCGGTCGCCGAGGAAGCACTGTCGATGTTCGTCACCTGCCTCGGGCGCACCGCCGGCGACCTGGCGCTGGTGTTCATGAGCCGTGGCGGCGTGTTCCTCACCGGCGGCATCGCGCAGAAGATCGTGCCGGCGCTGAAGGAAGGCAATTTCCGCGCTGCCTTCGAGGACAAGGCGCCACACAGCGAGCTGATGCGGACCATGCCGGTCTACGTGATCACGCATCCGCTGGCGGCCCTTTCTGGGCTCACCGCCTATGCCAGGAACCCTACTTTGTTCGGCGTCCAGACGTCGGGGCGGCGCTGGCGCGACGAAGTTAGTCACCCCAAGGCATAGGCAAGCCGGCCCCATGGCGCTAAGAGGGTAGCCCAAATTGCAACCTGGCCGCGGGAAGCGGAAACCGACGAAGCGCCCTGATTTGACTCTTCAAACCCCAAACAAGCAGAAAGTCCGGCCCGGCGAGGTCACGGCGGTGCTCCGCCGCATCCTCACTGAAAATGGTGATGAATATCGCTGGTCGTATGTCGTCGCCATCGCTTGCCTGCTGATCGTTTCGGGCACGACCGCCTTCACGGCCTGGATCATGGCCCCGATGGTCAACCAGATATTCTACGAACGGCATGGCGGCGCGATCGTGTGGATATGCGCCGGCTTCATGGGAGCTTTCACGCTGCGCGGCTTCGCCGGTTACGGCCAGGCCGTGGCGCTTGCCAAGATCGGCAACAATCTGGTGGCGCGCTACCAGAAGCGCATCTTCGATCATCTGATGAAGCTCGGGGTCGGCTTCTTCAACGACACCCGTTCGGGCCGGTTGGCGGCGCAGGTCAACGAGAACGTCGGCGGCATTCGCGACCTGTTGTCATTGACCCTGACATCGATCACCCGCGATGCGGTAACGCTGGTCGGCCTTCTCGGCGTCATGATCTACCAGGACCCGGTGTTGTCGCTCAGCTCGCTGCTGATCGGACCGCCGCTGATCTGGGCCGTGGTGTACATCACCCGCCGACTGCGTCGCATCAACCGCGAATCCGTGCTGATCAATTCCCGACTGACCGGAGCTATCCAGGAAGCCACTCAAGGCATCGCCATCGTCAAGGCCTTCACCATGGAGGAGGCGCTCGCGCGTCAAATCGGCGCCATGGCCGAGACGGCGGAGCAGCGGAACAACAAGATAGCGCGCGTCTCGGAGAGGCTGGGGCCGATTTCCGATATACTGGCCGGTTTCGCCGTTACCTCCGTCATCGCCTATTCCGGCTACCGTGCCCTGGTTCTCGGGCAGCCACCGGGTGCGGTCTTCTCGTTCATCACCGCGCTGATCATGGCCTATGACCCGGCGAGACGCCTGGCGCGCATGCAGGTCGGCATGGAGCGGGCGCTGGTCAATGCCCGCATGATCTACGAGCTTCTCGATCTCGAGCCGAAGCAGGGTGACGCGCCAGGTGCCACCGAGGCGCACTTCACCACCGGCGAAGTGCGGTTCAACAACGTGTCTTTCCGCTATGTCGAGGACATGCCGGTCCTGCAGGATCTGAGTTTCGTCGCCGCCGCCGGCAAGATGACCGCCATCGTCGGCGCATCCGGCGCCGGCAAGACGACGCTGGTGGCGCTGCTGCAGCGCTTCTACGACGTCGAGGCCGGCACGATCGAGATCGACGGCCAGGACATTTCCAAGGTCACCAAACATTCGTTGCGCGGCTCAATCGCCTATGTGTCGCAGGCGCCGTACCTGTTCGAGGGTACCATCCGTGACAACATCCGCTACGGCAGGCCTTCGGCGACCGACAGCGAGATCGAGCAGGCCGCGAAGCTGGCTGCGGCTGACGAGTTCATTCGCCAACAGCCGCAAGGCTATGACACGCCGGTTGGCGAGAACGGTGTGACGCTCTCGGGTGGCCAGCGCCAGCGTGTTTCGATCGCCCGCGCCATCGTGCGGCAGGCGCCGATCCTTCTGCTCGACGAAGCGACATCGGCGCTCGACAACGAGGCCGAGGCCCGTGTCCAGCAGGCGCTCACGGAGGTCATGGAGGGGCGCACCACCATCGTCATCGCGCACCGGCTGTCGACGGTGGTCAACGCCGACCACATTATCGTCATGGAACAGGGCCGGCTGGTCGAAGAAGGCACCCATGCCTCGCTGATGGCTGATCCGCACAGCGTCTATGCCCGTTTCCACCGGATACAGGGCAACAAGGGGCTGGGGCTTGTCGATGACACCCAGGCGATCCAGACTTCGGCGCCGGACATACGGGCCAGGAAAACCGTCGGGGGAAACACATGAGCGGCACACATGGTAGCGACACACCCGGTAGCGACATGGGCCTGGTGGTCGTGGGTGCTGCCGGCCGCATGGGACAGGCGCTGATACGGGCCATTCACACCATCCCCGGCGCGCGCGTTGCCGCGGCCATCGAGCGGGCCGACTCACCGCATCTTGGCAAGGATGCCGGCGAGCTGGCGGGCATCGGCATCATCAACGTGCCGATATCAGACGATCCGCTGCCAGCCTTCGCCAAGGCCGATGGCGTGCTCGACTTCACGACACCGGCCTCGACCGTCGAATTCGCCGGCTACGCGGCACAGGCGCGCATCGCCCATGTCATCGGCACAACCGGCTGCTCGGCGGACGACAATTCCAGAATCGCGGCGGCGGCGCGCCACGCGACCATCGTCAAATCGGGCAATATGAGCCTCGGCGTCAATCTGCTGGCGGTGCTGGTGGAGCAGGCCGCGCGTGCGCTCGATGCGGATGATTTTGACATCGAGATTCTGGAAATGCACCATCGCCACAAGGTCGACGCGCCCTCGGGCACGGCGCTGCTGCTCGGCGAAGCAGCCGCGGCCGGGCGCGGCATTGATCTCGATGGCAACAGCGTGCGGTCGCGCGACGGCCACACCGGCGTGCGCAAGACCGGCTCGATAGGCTTTGCCGCGCTGCGCGGCGGGTCGGTGGTCGGCGATCATTCGGTGGTGCTGGCCGGCACCGGCGAGCGCATCACGCTTGCCCACCATGCCGAAGACCGCGCCATCTTCGCACGCGGCGCCGTCAAGGCTGCGCTCTGGGCGCGCAGTCGGAAGCCGGGACTGTATTCCATGCGGGACGTGCTCGGCCTCGGCTGAGCGGACCAAAAACACCTTGTTTTAACGCAATTCCGGACGAAAACCGTTTCACACTTTTCCTGGAATTGCTCTCGAAGGAGCAAACATGTCGAGAACTCTCGTGCTCGTGCGCCATGGCCAGAGCGAATGGAACCTGAAGAACCTGTTCACTGGCTGGCGCGATGTCGACCTGACCGAGCAGGGCCACGCCGAAGCCAAGGCCGCCGGGCAGAAGCTCAAGGCACGTGGCCTGAAATTCGACATCGCCTTCACCTCGGTGCTCTCGCGGGCGCAGAAGACCTGCCAGCACATTCTCGACGCGGTGGGCCAGAGCGATCTGAAAACCATCCGCGACCAGGCGCTGAACGAGCGTGACTATGGCGATCTCTCCGGCCTCAACAAGGATGACGCCCGCCAGAAATGGGGCGAGGAGCAGGTGCATGTCTGGCGCCGTTCCTATGACGTGCCGCCGCCTGGCGGCGAAAGCCTGAAGGACACCGGCGCACGCGTCTGGCCCTATTATCTGCA
This genomic interval carries:
- a CDS encoding 2,3-bisphosphoglycerate-dependent phosphoglycerate mutase, which produces MSRTLVLVRHGQSEWNLKNLFTGWRDVDLTEQGHAEAKAAGQKLKARGLKFDIAFTSVLSRAQKTCQHILDAVGQSDLKTIRDQALNERDYGDLSGLNKDDARQKWGEEQVHVWRRSYDVPPPGGESLKDTGARVWPYYLHDLQPHVLRGGTVLVAAHGNSLRALIMALDGKSGEEIVKLELGTGVPVIYTLNADSTVASKEVLDS
- a CDS encoding ABC transporter ATP-binding protein; this translates as MTLQTPNKQKVRPGEVTAVLRRILTENGDEYRWSYVVAIACLLIVSGTTAFTAWIMAPMVNQIFYERHGGAIVWICAGFMGAFTLRGFAGYGQAVALAKIGNNLVARYQKRIFDHLMKLGVGFFNDTRSGRLAAQVNENVGGIRDLLSLTLTSITRDAVTLVGLLGVMIYQDPVLSLSSLLIGPPLIWAVVYITRRLRRINRESVLINSRLTGAIQEATQGIAIVKAFTMEEALARQIGAMAETAEQRNNKIARVSERLGPISDILAGFAVTSVIAYSGYRALVLGQPPGAVFSFITALIMAYDPARRLARMQVGMERALVNARMIYELLDLEPKQGDAPGATEAHFTTGEVRFNNVSFRYVEDMPVLQDLSFVAAAGKMTAIVGASGAGKTTLVALLQRFYDVEAGTIEIDGQDISKVTKHSLRGSIAYVSQAPYLFEGTIRDNIRYGRPSATDSEIEQAAKLAAADEFIRQQPQGYDTPVGENGVTLSGGQRQRVSIARAIVRQAPILLLDEATSALDNEAEARVQQALTEVMEGRTTIVIAHRLSTVVNADHIIVMEQGRLVEEGTHASLMADPHSVYARFHRIQGNKGLGLVDDTQAIQTSAPDIRARKTVGGNT
- a CDS encoding glucokinase: MPSTGDNDALLRFPILIGDIGGTNARFSIVVDANSEAGEPTIVQTANFNTIDEAIQAAVLDRSSIRPNSAVLAVAGPVDSDEIQLTNCPWVVKPRQMFANLGLSDIVVLNDFEAQALAVVALGEEHMEKIGGGTPEPNAGRVVLGPGTGLGVAGLIYALNHWIPVPGEGGHMDIGPRSARDFEVFPHIEKLDGRISGEQILCGRGLVNAYRAVAKTDGKPSPFTTPAEITAAALAKTDPVAEEALSMFVTCLGRTAGDLALVFMSRGGVFLTGGIAQKIVPALKEGNFRAAFEDKAPHSELMRTMPVYVITHPLAALSGLTAYARNPTLFGVQTSGRRWRDEVSHPKA
- the dapB gene encoding 4-hydroxy-tetrahydrodipicolinate reductase; translation: MSGTHGSDTPGSDMGLVVVGAAGRMGQALIRAIHTIPGARVAAAIERADSPHLGKDAGELAGIGIINVPISDDPLPAFAKADGVLDFTTPASTVEFAGYAAQARIAHVIGTTGCSADDNSRIAAAARHATIVKSGNMSLGVNLLAVLVEQAARALDADDFDIEILEMHHRHKVDAPSGTALLLGEAAAAGRGIDLDGNSVRSRDGHTGVRKTGSIGFAALRGGSVVGDHSVVLAGTGERITLAHHAEDRAIFARGAVKAALWARSRKPGLYSMRDVLGLG